Proteins co-encoded in one Oscillospiraceae bacterium genomic window:
- a CDS encoding collagen-like protein → DMVIDGDLFITADNSDDAITLENVTVKGKIYYNAANIGAIKYVGQNTITEKINIDAALTGATGATGATGATGATGAIGEQGYRGFAGSTGATGATGAPGIPGVPGLPGPQGPQGPAGATGATGATGATGIGATGATGATGAPGATGATGAVGATGADGATGADGAVGATGATGATGATGATGETGATGAAGANGATGEIGATGATGATGATGATGNAGIQGDQGLQGIQGLQGIQGDTGATGVTGATGETGATGAIGKTGATGAITSDFGYIYDIATVGDTTIAGGADVPFSHNGPILPPISHTPGTTFYTINSTGTYMISYTISYTAGAGAEIAIAVDNNCDASTYISLINNTDTVSGTAMLNLIAGNVITLRNTTPTPITMVLAPSLGAQLSIIKIS, encoded by the coding sequence CGATATGGTGATAGACGGAGACCTGTTCATAACCGCCGATAACAGCGATGACGCAATTACTCTTGAAAATGTGACAGTTAAAGGCAAGATATATTATAACGCGGCGAATATAGGCGCGATAAAATATGTCGGACAGAACACAATTACTGAAAAAATAAATATTGACGCCGCGCTGACCGGCGCGACAGGTGCCACTGGCGCAACAGGAGCTACAGGCGCGACAGGTGCCATAGGCGAGCAAGGTTACCGTGGATTTGCCGGATCGACCGGAGCCACAGGCGCCACAGGAGCTCCCGGTATTCCTGGAGTACCCGGATTACCGGGTCCCCAAGGTCCTCAGGGTCCTGCAGGAGCAACAGGTGCTACAGGTGCTACAGGTGCTACAGGTATAGGTGCTACTGGCGCAACAGGCGCCACTGGAGCTCCAGGTGCTACTGGCGCAACAGGCGCAGTAGGTGCAACAGGTGCTGACGGTGCTACAGGTGCTGACGGTGCAGTAGGTGCTACAGGCGCTACAGGCGCTACAGGTGCAACTGGTGCCACTGGTGAAACCGGAGCAACTGGTGCTGCAGGCGCTAATGGCGCAACTGGTGAAATCGGCGCAACCGGTGCCACAGGCGCAACCGGTGCCACAGGTGCTACAGGCAATGCAGGTATTCAGGGCGATCAGGGTCTTCAAGGTATTCAGGGTCTTCAAGGCATACAGGGTGATACCGGAGCTACAGGCGTAACTGGTGCCACCGGTGAAACCGGCGCTACTGGCGCAATAGGTAAAACCGGCGCTACCGGTGCAATCACAAGTGATTTCGGTTATATATATGATATAGCGACTGTTGGTGATACAACAATCGCTGGCGGAGCCGATGTTCCTTTTTCACATAACGGACCGATTCTCCCCCCTATCAGTCATACCCCTGGCACAACCTTTTATACGATCAACTCAACCGGAACATATATGATTTCATATACAATTTCATATACGGCAGGAGCAGGAGCAGAGATAGCTATCGCGGTAGATAATAATTGTGATGCGTCAACGTATATCTCATTAATAAACAATACGGATACTGTCAGCGGAACCGCAATGCTCAATCTGATAGCGGGCAACGTTATTACTTTGCGTAATACTACTCCCACTCCAATTACTATGGTTTTAGCTCCGTCCCTCGGCGCCCAACTTAGCATTATTAAAATTAGTTAA